The genomic stretch agaacctgctgtataaaaaaatacataaaataaaattcaaaagttaaaacaaaccaaagaaataagAATAGGTTTATGACATTATCAATCACAGTAGAAAACCACCTGTAAAGACAAATGGACGTACTTGCCACAACGGGCTCTGCATCGCCAAGTTCGCTCCCCCAACTCCGCAGCCTCGCAGGAGGCCTTCCTATTGGTGGAAGGCCAATGGGCGTGTCTTTCGCTTCCGGAGGCGCCAAGCCTTGGGACCTCAGGCCCTCAGTGCGCATGGCTACTGCTGCTTCCGTAGCAGAGCGCCTCCTCACGTGCTCTTCTGATCCAACCAGTTTCTCGGTAAAGAGACGTCTAGAACTTTCTCCCTCATCCTCCTGGGGCTTCCGGGAGCACCCGGAAGCCCACGTGGCGTTCGCACAGAGTGCCTGGGACAGTCGGCGGCACAGTTCCTGGCTGCTCTGCTGAGACGAGCTCTTCAGCCCCTCGTGAGCGGGACTCCGGAGCCATCCACAGAGTCAGAGCGAGTCAGGAGACAGGCGGGGGCTCTGCCGGGGGCTGGACTCCGCAGGTACCGGGGGCCCTGGGAAGGAGTGGAGGTCGGGGGAGGGCTACGGGCTGCTCGGTTTGGGAGTGGGGGGAGCGGCGGCGGAGGGTAGCGGGCTGAAGGGGGGCTGAGGGAAGGGTCCCCCAGTGAGCGGGTCAGAGGGGAGGACCGCTGGCTTCCGGGGTGGCTGGTGGGGGGCGTTCTGGAGTCCGGGTGCAGAGGGTGGGGCTAATGGCTAAGCGTGGGGAGGGGGCCTGAGTGGAGGGCTTCCTGCTGGTCGGGTGGGGCCGGCCTTGGGGGCCAGAGGAGAGGACGACTggctgcgggggtggggaggacggGACGGGACGGGACGGGACGGGCGGGCCCCACCCCCGGGGCCGAGACGGGAGGGGAGGGCTAGCGGCTGCTGCGTGTGGCGGGAGGAAGGGGGAGCTACTCCTGGCTGAGGCGGGGGTCGATGGGGAGGACTCCCGGGCGCGGGTGCGGTAGGCGTTAGGGGAGCTCCCGCCGGGgcggggcgtggggtggggggggaggacgCTCGTGGCTGTTTGGGGGCGCCGGCTCCCGGGTGGGCGGGGGCAAGACGGGTGGGCTCTGCATCTGGGGTACGAGAAGCGAGAGACCCTGGCGCTGAGTGTGCTCCGGGGAGGACTCCCCGGTGTGGGGAGGTGAGAGAGGCAGTCTGACCTCTACGCATGGCGGGGCGCCCGGCTTCCAGGGCCCAGAGCGGAGCGCCACCagctggtgggtgggggagggtgtaTGGAGGGGATGCAGTGCGAGGGGTCGGGGAGGAGCCGCCTGgccacgggggcggggggggggggcgtaaGTGAAGCTGAGAGGGGGAGGCGCTGGGGCTGCTGTGATCTGGTGGAGGCTGTTGGCCATGGCAGATGGATTTGTGGGGGTCCAGGGAGGGGCTCTGGCCCACTGCATGAGGCATCGAGAGCTTCAGGTCGCCTCTGTCCGGGTGGCACAGGAATTGcagaggtgggtgggcagggcaaGGCCCTGGCCTCCACACAGAGTACACAGATTCTTTACGAGGGTGCTTTGCACATTCACCCGGACACGCCATACCAGAGTTGTAAAACAGTCTCCATAAATTTAGCAGTATTGCAAGTTTCCATGATAAGTTTTCTCATCACGGGGGAATTTTATTTGATGGTACTAATGataatatatcttcaaatattgggaaacccatggatcaaagagaaaaatcacagagGGACTTAGAAAATGTTTCCAAGTGAATACTAAAAAAGCACAACTTACCAAAATTAGTGGGAGGCAGCAAAAAGCGACAGAGGAAACTGTATTCCTCTAAATGCTTCTGTTAGAAAAGAGTCAGGACATAAAATCAGTGAGCTAACAGTCCATTGAGAGATgctagaagaagaagagcaaaggaaacataaaatgaaGTAATAAGAGAGCTAAGAGAGGAAATCAGTGATAGAAAGCAAATTATGGACACGGTGAACGAAGCCATGCGCTTCTTTCAAAAGAGCAAGGAAACCGAGCAAGTCCTAGAACGATGAATCACGGAAACATAGAAAGAACGCTGATCCCCAATATGAGGAATGAAAGAGGGCCAACGTTACGGATCAGATGTACATTAACAAAGAGGATATAGGGGAATATTATGGGACATTATGGAAATGTTTATGCTAACAAATTGGAAGACTTGAAAAATTCCTTGGGAAAAAGGCAGCTTCCTAAAACTGAGGGCAGAAATGTAGAAAAAGGTGACGAGCCTtctatctgtctttttttaaaaaaattattttattttactttattattgtttcttgagtCGTACGCAACAAGtgctcttttgttattatttttaaattttatttttacttttggctgcgttgggtctttgttgctgcgcgcgggctttctctaggtgcagcgagcgggggctactcttcgttgcggtgcgcaggcctctcattacggtggcttctcttgttgcagagcacgggctccaggcatgtgggcttcagaggTTGTgtcacgtggactcagtagttgtggctcgtgggctctagagcgctggggtcagtggttgtggcgtgtggggttagttgctccgcggcttgtgggatcttcccggaccggggatcgaacctgtgtcccctgcactggcaggtggattcttaaccactgcgccaccagggaagtccctagccttctatcttgtaaataaatgtaatttataaaaaaagtttCCTAAAGTCAAACAAACCAAACAGGGCAGGGAGGTGCTCCAGGCTGCTGCTGTGAGGGGCACTAGGGTGGGCTGTGTGGCACAAACATGATTCTCTCCTCTTGCACCCACAGGCCGATTCCCACACTTCAACAGCCTGTGCACACCTGTTTGATCGCTTCCCCCCACCCTCAGGTCCTCGAAGATGGCGATGGCTCTGGCGGTATTGCGGGACTGGTGCAGGTCGATGGGCGTGAACGCTCAGCGATCTCTGCTCATCCTGGGAATCCCAGATGACTGCAAAGACCAGGAATTCCAGGAGGCTGTGCAGGCTGCCCTGCGTTCCCTGGGCAGGTACCGAGTGCTGGGCAAGGTCTACAGAAAGGAGCTGGGGTCGAGTGTTGCCCTGGTCGAGTTTGCTGAGTGTTTAAATCGAAGCTTGCTCCCCCGCCAAATACCAGGCAAGGGAGGGCCCTGGACTGTGGtctgcctgccccaggcccctgaTGCTGATTCACAGGATAGACCCAGTTGCCCTGCGCAGCCCAGGGACAAGCAGTGGTTGGCAGGGCGGGTGAGGCAGGAACTGCAGGTCACTCAGGAACTGCAGGGAGGAGGAAGCTGCAGGGGAGGCGGGAGTCGCAGGTATGGAGGGAGACACAGGTGAGGAGGAAGCCttaggtgaggagggagctgaaggtgaggagggagctgcaggtgaggagggagctgaaggtgaggcgGGAGCttcaggtgaggagggagctgaaggtgaggagggaggtgcaggtgagtagggagctgcaggtgaggagggagctgaaggtgaggagggagctgaaggtgaggagggaggtgcaggtgagaagggagctgcaggtgaggagggagatgaaggtgaggagggaggtggcAGGTGAGAAGGGAGCTGCAGgcgaggagggagctgaaggtgaggagggagctgcaggtgaggagggagcctcaggtgaggcaggagccgcaggtgaggagggagcctcAGATGAGGCGGGAGCTGCAGGcgaggaaggagctgcaggtgaggcaggagttgcaggtgaggcaggagctgagtcagatgaggaaggagctgcaggtgaaGCAGGAGGTGAAGGTGAAGCAGGAGCTGAgtcagatgaggaaggagctgcaggtgaggagggagatgaaggtgagggagggagctgaaggtgaggagggagctgcaggtgaggagggagctgcaggtgaggaaggagctgcaggtgcGGAAGGAGCTGAGGGTCAAGCAGGAGCTGAGGGTCAAGCAGGAGCTGAAGGTGAAGCAGGAGCTGAgtcagatgaggaaggagctgcaggttacagaaatgttgcaggcgTGGCAGGACTTCTGAGTATGGCAGGACCCACGGGCGGGGCAACGGCTGCGCCTGAGGAAGCAGTTGTGACAGCGGCAGGCGCCATGGGTGAGGCAGGGCCCGGGACCCAGCAGTGGAGGCAGGCCTCGCAGCCCGTGCTGGACAGCATGGGCTACCAGGAGCTGGGAACCTTCTCTGGGATGGAAGAGCCGGGCCACGGGGAAGGGTCCTCTGAGAGCTGGCTGGAGCAGGCCAGCCACACGCTGCACCTGTGGCGCCACGTGtctgagagggagaggaggaggaggctggtgGAGAGCTTGCGCGGCCCGCGCTGGACCTCCTGCGCGGCCTCCTGGCGGAAGATCCCGAGCTGGCTGCCCAGGACTGCCTGGCCGCGCTGGTGCAGGTGTTTGGGAACAAGGACCCCCGGGGGAGTGCTCGGCTGAAGTTCGTGACCTGTGCCCAGCGGCCCCAGGAGACTCTCTCTGCGTACGTGATGCGCCTGGAAGGCCTGCTGCAGTCGGCCCTGGAGAAGGGGGCCATCCACCCGGCCATGGCGGACCAGGCGCGCGCCCGGCAGGTGCTGACGCGGGCCCGGCTGAACGACACGCTCCGGGACACGCTGAGGAGGCGGCGGCTGATGAGGAGGCCTCCCGGCTTTGCGGGGATGCTGCGGCTCATCCAGAAGACCGAGGCCTGGGACGCCGACCCGGCTAGCAGGGAGCACTtcccagggcaggaagaggcCCGTGTGGACGTTTGCAGTCCTGGCAGCAGCCGCCCAGGCCGCCCCGGCCCATGAGGCCATCACCGCAGGCACCACTGCACATGGCACCAAGGCCTCCCCGGCCGGTGAAGATAGCACCGCCCAGGCCGCCCGTTCCAAGGAAGGGAGCGCCGAGGACCACCCGGCACGTGAGGAGGCCAGTGCGGCAGTTGCCGGCACTGCCAAGGCTGGCGAGGCGGCCCCTGAAGACCATGGTGCCGCCAGGGCAGCCCCTGAAGACCATGGTGCCgccagggcagcccctggccctggggagACCAGCAAGGCGTCCACGGCCACTCAGGAAGATGGAAGTGCTGCCGCCCCTGCGGGCCTAGGTCAGGCAGGACCCTCAGATGCCCCGGGGTCCCCATGCCTGGCCGGATGGGCAGTGCTTCCCCCGGTGGCCCCAGGAGGTCCTGGCTGGGAGCCAGAGGGCCTAGGTCAGGCAGGACCCTCAGATGCCCCCGGGGTCCCCATGCCTGGCCGGATGGGCAGTGCTTCCCCGGTGGCCCCAGGAGGTCCTGGCTGGGAGCCAGAGGGCCTCGCCcaggcaggaggccaggaggCCGAGGAGACCCCCGAGGAGGGGCTCAAGCCCATCCAGAAGAGCCGGGAAATGAAGGACGGGGCTGCAGAGATGAGCCCCCCGGGGTCCACCTCGGGCCAGTAGGCTCAGCAGGCCCCAGGGCCCCCACGCTTGGAGGCAGGGGGAGGCCAGGCCTGGCAGCCTACTGGCCCCATATTAGGGGCCACTCCAGGTGCCTGGGCCTCCCTCCTGAGAGGGGACCCCTATTCATCATCCCCTGGGGCAGGTTGCTCCCTGTACTGGCAAGCCCAAATGTGTCCCTGTAGGCCCCAGAGGGACCCAGGTGTCAAGGAACCCCCCAGCCCCCgctccccttcccccaacacacacaccctagCCATCGTCCCCCGCAGAGCCCTGAGGTGCGCCACGAGCCAGCCAAGGCTCTGGTCTCTGTGGGCCAGCGTCGTGAGCTCAACGTGTGCTTTCTGGGCATAGATTCAGGCCCAGCGCTGCCTGTTGTTGTGGAAATGTGCATGTGTTCTCCTCTGAGCGGTTCCCCCAAGCCCTGCGCTGGCGTGGAGACCCCGAGCCCAGTCCCAGGAGCCGGCGGGAAGGACGGGAATGGACGAGGTCACAGCCAGCGCCCACCCCAGGACCTGGGAGCCCACCTGCGACCTTCGAAGGAAGACCTTGACCGGGGCTGCAGGAGGTCTGCGGGAGGCCCCCCAGGGCTTGTGTTCTGCTGGGCCACCCCGTTGTTCCTCGGGACTCCACGTCCCCGGCTCGGTGGCGTGCGCCCTGCTGTGGGACTGTCCTGTGCCCGCCatagggcagggccaggccccggGCATGTGGGCCAGAAATGGAGGGTCTGCCCTGGGGGGAGCGGGCATGGCCGGCGCCCATCCTCCTGGCGAGAGGCCACCCGCGGGGCCTTCAGGAAGGGAGACTGTGGGGAGATGGAGGGCCGCCGGGTGGGGTGTAGCGGAGGCACCTTTTTGAGGACCCTGGTGGGGCCGGGACCCGTGAGCTCCGGTGGCCGTTAGAAGTTCCTCTGTGTGTTGTTATGCCCTCTGTTCAGTGGTTTCAGTCAAtgtttctctttaataaattTCCCTGAACGTTTCATCTGAGTCTGGCCTCTGCTGTGGGCAATGGAGGGAAAGGGCTGCTGCGGGTGAGGGCGGGGGTCCAGAGTCCGATTCCTGCTCAGCACCCATGGGACACCTCTCCGGGGAGAGGGTAAGGTAGGCACTTTGCAGACCCAGACATCGTGAGGGTTTTTCTTCCAGTTCATAGGTGAATTGTAAAGTTTTAGCGCCCTTGACCGTGGGCCGCGTCTCGGGCGATGCTCGTGCTTGAAATCATGGGTGCTGTGCACGGCCCGGAAGGCCAGGGGGACACACAGGAGGACTTCTGACCTCGTGGGTCACACGTGGGTCCGTGCACGTGTGCCTGGCCCGGGGGCTCCGGGACCAGAAGGCCGTGGCCGGTTTGCACGAGCGCTCGGCCTGTGGCTCTGCACCCGTGCACGAGTGTCTTCGTGCCCCCTGCGATGACGGGCGTGAAGCAGGAGGCTGACATGCTGACGGGCCTGCCCTTTAGGATGTCACTTCCTGGCTGGGCTGTGCTGTCACCCCCGAGCAACCGGAGCACTTCTGTGAGGGGCTGAGCGGGAGTGTGAGCCCAGGGTGCTGCCGGCCGCGCTGCACTGTCCCGTTTACGTGGCGGAGGGGCACGCCGTGCTCCGCATGGCTGCGGACGAGAAGGGCCCCGCCGCGGGCAAGGGCGCCCGGCTTCGGCGAGGCGCCTCTTCCTCCCGACACAGCGGCTCCGGCCCTCGGCTCAGGGACCTGCACCCCCCAGTCCCTCGCCCTGGACCAGCCCGTGCCCGCGGGGCACCCCGACCTCAGGCTGCTGCCTGGAGAAGCCGCTTTCCAGGATTTGACGGAAGAGCCTTTGTTGAAAAGGCCTCGCACCGCCTGCGAGGCCGTGTGGGGAAGGCAGCCTGCTCTTCCACCCCTTTCCCAGGAAGCTGTGGACGAACGTCCACAGCAGTCGCTTTGCATCCATTGGGTGGAATGAAGACGGGACTTGCATAGGCGTCAACAGGCCGCTGTTTCAAAAGGAGGTTTTGGACAGGGGCGGGCCTAGACAAGGTGTTCAAGACAGAACGTGTGGAGAGCTTCATCCGCCAGCTTAACCGCTATGGATTCAGCAAAGTGTACCAGGACATGCACACGTCCCTCTGCGTGACCAACCTGTCCACGAAGGAGCGGCCCGCCCACGTCCTGAGCGAGGTAAGGAGGGCGGGGGGACGGCGGGGGA from Tursiops truncatus isolate mTurTru1 unplaced genomic scaffold, mTurTru1.mat.Y mat_scaffold_129_arrow_ctg1, whole genome shotgun sequence encodes the following:
- the LOC117310693 gene encoding LOW QUALITY PROTEIN: paraneoplastic antigen Ma6F-like (The sequence of the model RefSeq protein was modified relative to this genomic sequence to represent the inferred CDS: inserted 2 bases in 2 codons; deleted 1 base in 1 codon; substituted 1 base at 1 genomic stop codon); its protein translation is MAMALAVLRDWCRSMGVNAQRSLLILGIPDDCKDQEFQEAVQAALRSLGRYRVLGKVYRKELGSSVALVEFAECLNRSLLPRQIPGKGGPWTVVCLPQAPDADSQDRPSCPAQPXGQAVVGRAGEAGTAGEAGVAGMEGDTGEEEALGEEGAEGEEGAAGEEGAEGEAGASGEEGAEGEEGGAGEXGAAGEEGAEGEEGAEGEEGGAGEAGAAGEEGASDEAGAAGEEGAAGEAGVAGPGTQQWRQASQPVLDSMGYQELGTFSGMEEPGHGEGSSESWLEQASHTLHLWRHVSERERRRRLVESLRGXALDLLRGLLAEDPELAAQDCLAALVQVFGNKDPRGSARLKFVTCAQRPQETLSAYVMRLEGLLQSALEKGAIHPAMADQARARQVLTRARLNDTLRDTLRRRRLMRRPPGFAGMLRLIQKTEAWDADPASREHFPGQEEARVDVAVLAAAAQAAPAHEAITAGTTAHGTKASPAGEDSTAQAARSKEGSAEDHPAREEASAAVAGTAKAGEAAPEDHGAARAAPEDHGAARAAPGPGETSKASTATQEDGSAAAPAGLGQAGPSDAPGVPMPGRMGSASPVAPGGPGWEPEGLAQAGGQEAEETPEEGLKPIQKSREMKDGAAEMSPPGSTSGQVLPAALHCPVYVAEGHAVLRMAADEKGPAAGKGARLRRFWTGAGLDKVFKTERVESFIRQLNRYGFSKVYQDMHTSLCVTNLSTKERPAHVLSERDCPHLLVRMKPRVHTKPASGQVDGEPAAPGHLPALSAAEPQDGLPPSPEHIQGTPSYPTLDHASALAGLTLSLRPLLGQQPSPPAPHPNVQLRGPRCCLLRTLDARGGRQACRLPDLDPSAPEPLCCCCMGSRCFLEYPTPPGRPTEDPDQADPADTRRW